Proteins found in one Takifugu flavidus isolate HTHZ2018 chromosome 7, ASM371156v2, whole genome shotgun sequence genomic segment:
- the LOC130528436 gene encoding phosphatase and actin regulator 1-like isoform X5, translating to MAAAPEEEVDRRPIRRVRSKSDTPYINEARISLHLETAEEVERLAVMRSDSLVPGTHTPPIRRRSKFATLGRLFKPWKWRKKKSEKFKETSAALERKMSTRQSREELIKKGVLKEVYEKGGSLLALEEDIKLGNGRSLVLGSSPPESEGCEVGEGAAAVGSVEFHPMSESQQDFAPKNILVPPTKNPGEYPADGTDSTFPRPPPLHKQPPALPPKPFHRLPNHLMDGAPLKLPCMSMKISPPLPPKKTVISVPTGSVEPPALTFQRCPTPSSHCPMGGHPLPAPLHPPSRVIEELNKTLALTMQSSMMHESDHNTENLPGEPGSEDVPGMYKEEEEEEEEALFTSTLAMKVMRKDSLAIKLSNRPSKRDLEEKNILPLQSDQERLESRQQMATKLTRRLSQRPTAEELEQRNILKPRNDQEEQEEKMEIKRHLSKKLSQRPTVEELREAKILIRFSDYVEVAEAQDYDRRADKPWTRLTAADKAAIRKELNEFKSTEMEVHESSRHFTRFHRP from the exons ATGGCGGCAGCcccggaggaggaggtggaccgcAGACCGATCCGGAGGGTCCGCTCCAAGAGCGACACGCCTTACATCAACGAGGCGAGGATCTCTCTGCACCTGGAGACAG cagaggaggtggagcgTCTGGCCGTCATGCGCTCTGATTCGCTGGttccaggcacacacacacctcccatcCGGCGCCGCAGTAAGTTCGCCACGCTGGGACGCCTGTTTAAACCctggaagtggaggaagaagaagagtgaGAAGTTCAAAGAGACGTCTGCTG ctttggAGAGGAAGATGTCTACAcgccagagcagagaggagctcatCAAGAAAGGAGTCCTGAAGGAAGTTTATGAGAAGG GTGGCTCTCTGCTGGCGCTGGAAGAAGACATAAAACTGGGGAACGGGCGGTCTCTGGTTCTGGGCTCCAGTCCGCCAGAGTCAGAAGGATgtgaggtgggggagggagccGCCGCTGTAG GCTCTGTAGAATTCCATCCCATGTCTGAGAGTCAACAGGACTTTGCCCCCAAAAATATTCTGGTCCCGCCCACAAAGAATCCGGGCGAGTATCCAGCTGACGGCACGGATTCAACGTTCCCCAGACCTCCCCCGCTGCACAAACAACCACCTGCACTGCCACCCAAACCTTTCCACAGGCTACCTAATCACCTGATGG ACGGCGCCCCACTGAAGCTGCCATGCATGTCCATGAAGATCTCACCTCCGTTACCTCCAAAGAAGACCGTGATCTCCGTCCCCACGGGGAGTGTAGAGCCTCCTGCTCTCACCTTCCAAAGGTGCCCCACCCCTTCCAGCCACTGTCCAATGGGTGGGCACCCCCTGCCcgcccccctccatccccccagCAGGGTCATAGAGGAGCTCAACAAGACGCTGGCACTCACGATGCAGAG CTCCATGATGCACGAGAGCGATCACAATACAGAGAATCTCCCCGGGGAGCCTGGTTCTGAAGACGTACCCGGGATGTaca aggaggaggaggaggaggaggaggaggccttgTTTACAA GTACGCTCGCCATGAAGGTTATGAGGAAAGATTCTCTGGCCATCAAGCTGAGTAACCGTCCATCAAAGAGggacctggaggagaagaacatccttcccCTGCAGTCGGACCAGGAACGACTTGAGTCCCGACAACAGATGGCCACCAAGCTCACACG GCGGTTGAGTCAGAGGCcgacagcagaggagctggaacAGAGGAACATCCTCAAAC CCAGGAATgatcaggaggagcaggaggagaagatggagatcaAGAGACATTTATCCAAAAAG ctcagccagCGGCCAACAgtggaggagctcagggaggCCAAGATCCTCATCCGCTTCAGCGACTATGTGGAGGTGGCTGAAGCTCAGGACTACGACAGGAGGGCAGATAAACCGTGGACACGGCTCACGGCAGCAGACAAG GCTGCCATCAGGAAGGAGCTGAATGAATTCAAAAGCACAGAGATGGAAGTGCACGAGTCCAGCCGTCACTTCACCAG GTTCCATCGGCCATAA
- the LOC130528436 gene encoding phosphatase and actin regulator 1-like isoform X2 — MAAAPEEEVDRRPIRRVRSKSDTPYINEARISLHLETAEEVERLAVMRSDSLVPGTHTPPIRRRSKFATLGRLFKPWKWRKKKSEKFKETSAALERKMSTRQSREELIKKGVLKEVYEKGGSLLALEEDIKLGNGRSLVLGSSPPESEGCEVGEGAAAVGSVEFHPMSESQQDFAPKNILVPPTKNPGEYPADGTDSTFPRPPPLHKQPPALPPKPFHRLPNHLMDGAPLKLPCMSMKISPPLPPKKTVISVPTGSVEPPALTFQRCPTPSSHCPMGGHPLPAPLHPPSRVIEELNKTLALTMQRFESSSMMHESDHNTENLPGEPGSEDVPGMYKEEEEEEEEALFTSTLAMKVMRKDSLAIKLSNRPSKRDLEEKNILPLQSDQERLESRQQMATKLTRRLSQRPTAEELEQRNILKPRNDQEEQEEKMEIKRHLSKKLSQRPTVEELREAKILIRFSDYVEVAEAQDYDRRADKPWTRLTAADKAAIRKELNEFKSTEMEVHESSRHFTRFHRP; from the exons ATGGCGGCAGCcccggaggaggaggtggaccgcAGACCGATCCGGAGGGTCCGCTCCAAGAGCGACACGCCTTACATCAACGAGGCGAGGATCTCTCTGCACCTGGAGACAG cagaggaggtggagcgTCTGGCCGTCATGCGCTCTGATTCGCTGGttccaggcacacacacacctcccatcCGGCGCCGCAGTAAGTTCGCCACGCTGGGACGCCTGTTTAAACCctggaagtggaggaagaagaagagtgaGAAGTTCAAAGAGACGTCTGCTG ctttggAGAGGAAGATGTCTACAcgccagagcagagaggagctcatCAAGAAAGGAGTCCTGAAGGAAGTTTATGAGAAGG GTGGCTCTCTGCTGGCGCTGGAAGAAGACATAAAACTGGGGAACGGGCGGTCTCTGGTTCTGGGCTCCAGTCCGCCAGAGTCAGAAGGATgtgaggtgggggagggagccGCCGCTGTAG GCTCTGTAGAATTCCATCCCATGTCTGAGAGTCAACAGGACTTTGCCCCCAAAAATATTCTGGTCCCGCCCACAAAGAATCCGGGCGAGTATCCAGCTGACGGCACGGATTCAACGTTCCCCAGACCTCCCCCGCTGCACAAACAACCACCTGCACTGCCACCCAAACCTTTCCACAGGCTACCTAATCACCTGATGG ACGGCGCCCCACTGAAGCTGCCATGCATGTCCATGAAGATCTCACCTCCGTTACCTCCAAAGAAGACCGTGATCTCCGTCCCCACGGGGAGTGTAGAGCCTCCTGCTCTCACCTTCCAAAGGTGCCCCACCCCTTCCAGCCACTGTCCAATGGGTGGGCACCCCCTGCCcgcccccctccatccccccagCAGGGTCATAGAGGAGCTCAACAAGACGCTGGCACTCACGATGCAGAGGTTCGAGAG CAGCTCCATGATGCACGAGAGCGATCACAATACAGAGAATCTCCCCGGGGAGCCTGGTTCTGAAGACGTACCCGGGATGTaca aggaggaggaggaggaggaggaggaggccttgTTTACAA GTACGCTCGCCATGAAGGTTATGAGGAAAGATTCTCTGGCCATCAAGCTGAGTAACCGTCCATCAAAGAGggacctggaggagaagaacatccttcccCTGCAGTCGGACCAGGAACGACTTGAGTCCCGACAACAGATGGCCACCAAGCTCACACG GCGGTTGAGTCAGAGGCcgacagcagaggagctggaacAGAGGAACATCCTCAAAC CCAGGAATgatcaggaggagcaggaggagaagatggagatcaAGAGACATTTATCCAAAAAG ctcagccagCGGCCAACAgtggaggagctcagggaggCCAAGATCCTCATCCGCTTCAGCGACTATGTGGAGGTGGCTGAAGCTCAGGACTACGACAGGAGGGCAGATAAACCGTGGACACGGCTCACGGCAGCAGACAAG GCTGCCATCAGGAAGGAGCTGAATGAATTCAAAAGCACAGAGATGGAAGTGCACGAGTCCAGCCGTCACTTCACCAG GTTCCATCGGCCATAA
- the LOC130528436 gene encoding phosphatase and actin regulator 1-like isoform X1, translating to MAAAPEEEVDRRPIRRVRSKSDTPYINEARISLHLETAEEVERLAVMRSDSLVPGTHTPPIRRRSKFATLGRLFKPWKWRKKKSEKFKETSAALERKMSTRQSREELIKKGVLKEVYEKGGSLLALEEDIKLGNGRSLVLGSSPPESEGCEVGEGAAAVGSVEFHPMSESQQDFAPKNILVPPTKNPGEYPADGTDSTFPRPPPLHKQPPALPPKPFHRLPNHLMDGAPLKLPCMSMKISPPLPPKKTVISVPTGSVEPPALTFQRCPTPSSHCPMGGHPLPAPLHPPSRVIEELNKTLALTMQRFESSMMHESDHNTENLPGEPGSEDVPGMYKEQEEEQEEEEEEEEEEEEALFTSTLAMKVMRKDSLAIKLSNRPSKRDLEEKNILPLQSDQERLESRQQMATKLTRRLSQRPTAEELEQRNILKPRNDQEEQEEKMEIKRHLSKKLSQRPTVEELREAKILIRFSDYVEVAEAQDYDRRADKPWTRLTAADKAAIRKELNEFKSTEMEVHESSRHFTRFHRP from the exons ATGGCGGCAGCcccggaggaggaggtggaccgcAGACCGATCCGGAGGGTCCGCTCCAAGAGCGACACGCCTTACATCAACGAGGCGAGGATCTCTCTGCACCTGGAGACAG cagaggaggtggagcgTCTGGCCGTCATGCGCTCTGATTCGCTGGttccaggcacacacacacctcccatcCGGCGCCGCAGTAAGTTCGCCACGCTGGGACGCCTGTTTAAACCctggaagtggaggaagaagaagagtgaGAAGTTCAAAGAGACGTCTGCTG ctttggAGAGGAAGATGTCTACAcgccagagcagagaggagctcatCAAGAAAGGAGTCCTGAAGGAAGTTTATGAGAAGG GTGGCTCTCTGCTGGCGCTGGAAGAAGACATAAAACTGGGGAACGGGCGGTCTCTGGTTCTGGGCTCCAGTCCGCCAGAGTCAGAAGGATgtgaggtgggggagggagccGCCGCTGTAG GCTCTGTAGAATTCCATCCCATGTCTGAGAGTCAACAGGACTTTGCCCCCAAAAATATTCTGGTCCCGCCCACAAAGAATCCGGGCGAGTATCCAGCTGACGGCACGGATTCAACGTTCCCCAGACCTCCCCCGCTGCACAAACAACCACCTGCACTGCCACCCAAACCTTTCCACAGGCTACCTAATCACCTGATGG ACGGCGCCCCACTGAAGCTGCCATGCATGTCCATGAAGATCTCACCTCCGTTACCTCCAAAGAAGACCGTGATCTCCGTCCCCACGGGGAGTGTAGAGCCTCCTGCTCTCACCTTCCAAAGGTGCCCCACCCCTTCCAGCCACTGTCCAATGGGTGGGCACCCCCTGCCcgcccccctccatccccccagCAGGGTCATAGAGGAGCTCAACAAGACGCTGGCACTCACGATGCAGAGGTTCGAGAG CTCCATGATGCACGAGAGCGATCACAATACAGAGAATCTCCCCGGGGAGCCTGGTTCTGAAGACGTACCCGGGATGTacaaggagcaggaggaggagcaggaggaggaggaggaggaggaggaggaggaggaggaggccttgTTTACAA GTACGCTCGCCATGAAGGTTATGAGGAAAGATTCTCTGGCCATCAAGCTGAGTAACCGTCCATCAAAGAGggacctggaggagaagaacatccttcccCTGCAGTCGGACCAGGAACGACTTGAGTCCCGACAACAGATGGCCACCAAGCTCACACG GCGGTTGAGTCAGAGGCcgacagcagaggagctggaacAGAGGAACATCCTCAAAC CCAGGAATgatcaggaggagcaggaggagaagatggagatcaAGAGACATTTATCCAAAAAG ctcagccagCGGCCAACAgtggaggagctcagggaggCCAAGATCCTCATCCGCTTCAGCGACTATGTGGAGGTGGCTGAAGCTCAGGACTACGACAGGAGGGCAGATAAACCGTGGACACGGCTCACGGCAGCAGACAAG GCTGCCATCAGGAAGGAGCTGAATGAATTCAAAAGCACAGAGATGGAAGTGCACGAGTCCAGCCGTCACTTCACCAG GTTCCATCGGCCATAA
- the LOC130528436 gene encoding phosphatase and actin regulator 1-like isoform X3 — MAAAPEEEVDRRPIRRVRSKSDTPYINEARISLHLETAEEVERLAVMRSDSLVPGTHTPPIRRRSKFATLGRLFKPWKWRKKKSEKFKETSAALERKMSTRQSREELIKKGVLKEVYEKGGSLLALEEDIKLGNGRSLVLGSSPPESEGCEVGEGAAAVGSVEFHPMSESQQDFAPKNILVPPTKNPGEYPADGTDSTFPRPPPLHKQPPALPPKPFHRLPNHLMDGAPLKLPCMSMKISPPLPPKKTVISVPTGSVEPPALTFQRCPTPSSHCPMGGHPLPAPLHPPSRVIEELNKTLALTMQRFESSMMHESDHNTENLPGEPGSEDVPGMYKEEEEEEEEALFTSTLAMKVMRKDSLAIKLSNRPSKRDLEEKNILPLQSDQERLESRQQMATKLTRRLSQRPTAEELEQRNILKPRNDQEEQEEKMEIKRHLSKKLSQRPTVEELREAKILIRFSDYVEVAEAQDYDRRADKPWTRLTAADKAAIRKELNEFKSTEMEVHESSRHFTRFHRP; from the exons ATGGCGGCAGCcccggaggaggaggtggaccgcAGACCGATCCGGAGGGTCCGCTCCAAGAGCGACACGCCTTACATCAACGAGGCGAGGATCTCTCTGCACCTGGAGACAG cagaggaggtggagcgTCTGGCCGTCATGCGCTCTGATTCGCTGGttccaggcacacacacacctcccatcCGGCGCCGCAGTAAGTTCGCCACGCTGGGACGCCTGTTTAAACCctggaagtggaggaagaagaagagtgaGAAGTTCAAAGAGACGTCTGCTG ctttggAGAGGAAGATGTCTACAcgccagagcagagaggagctcatCAAGAAAGGAGTCCTGAAGGAAGTTTATGAGAAGG GTGGCTCTCTGCTGGCGCTGGAAGAAGACATAAAACTGGGGAACGGGCGGTCTCTGGTTCTGGGCTCCAGTCCGCCAGAGTCAGAAGGATgtgaggtgggggagggagccGCCGCTGTAG GCTCTGTAGAATTCCATCCCATGTCTGAGAGTCAACAGGACTTTGCCCCCAAAAATATTCTGGTCCCGCCCACAAAGAATCCGGGCGAGTATCCAGCTGACGGCACGGATTCAACGTTCCCCAGACCTCCCCCGCTGCACAAACAACCACCTGCACTGCCACCCAAACCTTTCCACAGGCTACCTAATCACCTGATGG ACGGCGCCCCACTGAAGCTGCCATGCATGTCCATGAAGATCTCACCTCCGTTACCTCCAAAGAAGACCGTGATCTCCGTCCCCACGGGGAGTGTAGAGCCTCCTGCTCTCACCTTCCAAAGGTGCCCCACCCCTTCCAGCCACTGTCCAATGGGTGGGCACCCCCTGCCcgcccccctccatccccccagCAGGGTCATAGAGGAGCTCAACAAGACGCTGGCACTCACGATGCAGAGGTTCGAGAG CTCCATGATGCACGAGAGCGATCACAATACAGAGAATCTCCCCGGGGAGCCTGGTTCTGAAGACGTACCCGGGATGTaca aggaggaggaggaggaggaggaggaggccttgTTTACAA GTACGCTCGCCATGAAGGTTATGAGGAAAGATTCTCTGGCCATCAAGCTGAGTAACCGTCCATCAAAGAGggacctggaggagaagaacatccttcccCTGCAGTCGGACCAGGAACGACTTGAGTCCCGACAACAGATGGCCACCAAGCTCACACG GCGGTTGAGTCAGAGGCcgacagcagaggagctggaacAGAGGAACATCCTCAAAC CCAGGAATgatcaggaggagcaggaggagaagatggagatcaAGAGACATTTATCCAAAAAG ctcagccagCGGCCAACAgtggaggagctcagggaggCCAAGATCCTCATCCGCTTCAGCGACTATGTGGAGGTGGCTGAAGCTCAGGACTACGACAGGAGGGCAGATAAACCGTGGACACGGCTCACGGCAGCAGACAAG GCTGCCATCAGGAAGGAGCTGAATGAATTCAAAAGCACAGAGATGGAAGTGCACGAGTCCAGCCGTCACTTCACCAG GTTCCATCGGCCATAA
- the LOC130528436 gene encoding phosphatase and actin regulator 1-like isoform X4 yields MAAAPEEEVDRRPIRRVRSKSDTPYINEARISLHLETAEEVERLAVMRSDSLVPGTHTPPIRRRSKFATLGRLFKPWKWRKKKSEKFKETSAALERKMSTRQSREELIKKGVLKEVYEKGGSLLALEEDIKLGNGRSLVLGSSPPESEGCEVGEGAAAVGSVEFHPMSESQQDFAPKNILVPPTKNPGEYPADGTDSTFPRPPPLHKQPPALPPKPFHRLPNHLMDGAPLKLPCMSMKISPPLPPKKTVISVPTGSVEPPALTFQRCPTPSSHCPMGGHPLPAPLHPPSRVIEELNKTLALTMQSSSMMHESDHNTENLPGEPGSEDVPGMYKEEEEEEEEALFTSTLAMKVMRKDSLAIKLSNRPSKRDLEEKNILPLQSDQERLESRQQMATKLTRRLSQRPTAEELEQRNILKPRNDQEEQEEKMEIKRHLSKKLSQRPTVEELREAKILIRFSDYVEVAEAQDYDRRADKPWTRLTAADKAAIRKELNEFKSTEMEVHESSRHFTRFHRP; encoded by the exons ATGGCGGCAGCcccggaggaggaggtggaccgcAGACCGATCCGGAGGGTCCGCTCCAAGAGCGACACGCCTTACATCAACGAGGCGAGGATCTCTCTGCACCTGGAGACAG cagaggaggtggagcgTCTGGCCGTCATGCGCTCTGATTCGCTGGttccaggcacacacacacctcccatcCGGCGCCGCAGTAAGTTCGCCACGCTGGGACGCCTGTTTAAACCctggaagtggaggaagaagaagagtgaGAAGTTCAAAGAGACGTCTGCTG ctttggAGAGGAAGATGTCTACAcgccagagcagagaggagctcatCAAGAAAGGAGTCCTGAAGGAAGTTTATGAGAAGG GTGGCTCTCTGCTGGCGCTGGAAGAAGACATAAAACTGGGGAACGGGCGGTCTCTGGTTCTGGGCTCCAGTCCGCCAGAGTCAGAAGGATgtgaggtgggggagggagccGCCGCTGTAG GCTCTGTAGAATTCCATCCCATGTCTGAGAGTCAACAGGACTTTGCCCCCAAAAATATTCTGGTCCCGCCCACAAAGAATCCGGGCGAGTATCCAGCTGACGGCACGGATTCAACGTTCCCCAGACCTCCCCCGCTGCACAAACAACCACCTGCACTGCCACCCAAACCTTTCCACAGGCTACCTAATCACCTGATGG ACGGCGCCCCACTGAAGCTGCCATGCATGTCCATGAAGATCTCACCTCCGTTACCTCCAAAGAAGACCGTGATCTCCGTCCCCACGGGGAGTGTAGAGCCTCCTGCTCTCACCTTCCAAAGGTGCCCCACCCCTTCCAGCCACTGTCCAATGGGTGGGCACCCCCTGCCcgcccccctccatccccccagCAGGGTCATAGAGGAGCTCAACAAGACGCTGGCACTCACGATGCAGAG CAGCTCCATGATGCACGAGAGCGATCACAATACAGAGAATCTCCCCGGGGAGCCTGGTTCTGAAGACGTACCCGGGATGTaca aggaggaggaggaggaggaggaggaggccttgTTTACAA GTACGCTCGCCATGAAGGTTATGAGGAAAGATTCTCTGGCCATCAAGCTGAGTAACCGTCCATCAAAGAGggacctggaggagaagaacatccttcccCTGCAGTCGGACCAGGAACGACTTGAGTCCCGACAACAGATGGCCACCAAGCTCACACG GCGGTTGAGTCAGAGGCcgacagcagaggagctggaacAGAGGAACATCCTCAAAC CCAGGAATgatcaggaggagcaggaggagaagatggagatcaAGAGACATTTATCCAAAAAG ctcagccagCGGCCAACAgtggaggagctcagggaggCCAAGATCCTCATCCGCTTCAGCGACTATGTGGAGGTGGCTGAAGCTCAGGACTACGACAGGAGGGCAGATAAACCGTGGACACGGCTCACGGCAGCAGACAAG GCTGCCATCAGGAAGGAGCTGAATGAATTCAAAAGCACAGAGATGGAAGTGCACGAGTCCAGCCGTCACTTCACCAG GTTCCATCGGCCATAA